One Helicobacter pylori NCTC 11637 = CCUG 17874 = ATCC 43504 = JCM 12093 genomic window, ACGATTTCTTGGGCGTTTTTGATCATGCTAGTAACGGCGCTAAACTCAGCGCTAAAGATTTGGCACGCATTCCCACTTGTATTGATATTCCATGGACTACCATTACCCGAAGTGTTTTCATTATGAGTAGATCGCACTAAAGGGCATTGCGTGTTAAGGACATTCATGATCGTGCTTGCTTGTTCTAAAAGGTTTTGAGCGGTATTGGTGAATTCAAAGCTTTGCGTTTCTTTGTGGTTCTGATTACTGCTAGTTACGCCATTACTGTTGCCATTTTTGTTACAAAACTGATTCACACCGCCGTTAATATCAGCTGTTTGTTTGCATTCGTAAGTGTATGTTACGGTCACTTCTGTGCCTTTTTGGTCTAATACAGGAAAACCATGTTGAGCCTTTAAAGCTTGTTGGATAGCTTGATAGGCTTTATTGAGTTTTTCAAATTCTTGGATAGACATGGATTTACCAGGACCAGTCGATTCATACCGGTTGCAAGTAATACTCGTTGTGCCGGATCCTGGTTGGTTATTAAAGACCACGCTGCCAGGCCCACTCCCTGTGCCGTTCCCGTTCCCGCACATGATCGCATAGCCGATGACATTCCACAGCCCCACCGCTGCATTGATCGCCAAATACACCGCTTGATACGCGGGGGAATTGGTTTTTTCGCCGGTCAACCCTTGCGTGTTTGCTTTCAAATTATCGATCGCAGCATTGATTTCTGAAGGGCTGCTCGCGTTCGTTACCGCTTTATTGAGGTTGTTGAAATTGGTTAAAAGGTTGCTCAAATTCTCATAAGTGTCTGAAAGTTTTTTCAATTCGCCGGTGTTTTTCACCATTTGAGCGGCTTCGCCGATTTGATAGCCCGCGCTGATAAAAAAGCCGTTGTCTTCAGCGTTTAAAAGCGATGAAGCGAGAGAGAGAGAGAGTAAAAGGGTTTTTTTCATAAATATCCTTTGAAATTAAATTGAGTGATTGAGATTTTATACATTAAGTAAGAATGTATTAAAAGCATTGTAGCATAAAATCGTTTTTTTTTTGTCATTTGGAGAAATTTTAGAATTTTTGCATTTTTTGCGCGTTTGTTTGGGTGGTATTGGAAAGGGTTTTTAGATTTTGTTTTAATGGAGCACTAATGATAAAAGCTTAACAGAGATTTTTTGTTGTGCGTTTTTAAAAGCGAGCGGTTTTGTCAAATGAAAAGCACCCCCCAAAAAAGAGATTTTAGAAAGGGGGGATTTTAGAGAAGGGATTTTAAAAGCAGATGATACTAAAAAGCAAGGGGGCTTACATCATGCCACCCATGCCACCCATTCCGCCCATGCCTCCCATATCAGGCATTGCTGGGGCCGCTTTTTCTTCTTTGATTTCATGCACGGTGGCTTCTGTGGTTAAAAGCAGGCTTGAAACCGAAACCGCATTTTGTAAAGCGATCCTTTCTACTTTTAGGGGGTCAATAATGCCTTCTTTAAACATATCCACATACTTGCCATTGCTAGCGTTAAAACCAAAATGCCCTTCGTGTTTTTCTACTTCATTCACGACCACACCGCCATCATAACCGGCATTGATAGCGATTTGAGCTAATGGGGCTTTAATGGCGCGCATGATGATTTCATAGCCCACTTTTTCATCATCGTGTAAATTCAAATGCACTTTTTGAGCCGCGCGAATGAGGGCCGCACCGCCACCAATCACAATGCCTTCTTCAACCGCCGCTTTAGTCGCGCTCAACGCGTCATCCACCCGGTCTTTTTTCTCTTTCATTTCCACTTCACTCGCAGCGCCCACTTTAATCACAGCCACACCGCCAGAGAGTTTAGCCAATCTTTCTTGCAATTTTTCTTTGTCATAATCGCTTGTCGTGCTTGCAATTTGGGTTTTGATTTGCGCAACTCTGTCTTTAACATCATCGCTATGGCCTTTGCCATCTACGATCGTGGTGTTGTCTTTGTCAATCACAATCCTTCCGGCTTTGCCTAAAAACTCCACTTCAGCGTTTTCTAAAGTCAAGCCCAATTCTTCGCTAATAACTTGACCGCCGGTTAAAATAGCGATGTCTTTGAGCATTTCTTTTCTTCTGTCCCCAAAGCCTGGAGCTTTAACCGCTGCGATATTCAACACGCCTCTTAATTTATTCACCACTAGAGTCGTTAAAGCTTCGCCCTCAATGTCTTCAGCGATGATTAAAAGCGGTTTGCCCTCTTTCATGGTTTTTTCCAATAGCGGGAGGATGTCTTTCATGCTAGAGATTTTTTTGTCCGTTAAAAGGATGTAAGCGTTATCCAATTGAGCGGTCATTTTCTCAGCGTTCGTTACAAAATAAGGGGAGAGGTAGCCTCTATCAAATTGCATGCCCTCTACGACATCTAATTCATCTTCAATGCCCTTAGCCTCTTCAACGGTGATCACGCCGTCTTTGCCCACTTTTTCCATAGCGTCAGCGATGAGTTTCCCGATATTGTGATCGGAGTTTGCAGAAATAGTCGCCACTTGGGTGATTTCTTCTTTACCGCCTACTTTTTTGCTCGCTTTTTTAAGCTCATTAATGATCGCTTCAGCGGCTTTATCCATGCCTCTTTTCACTTCAATAGGGTTAGCCCCAGCCGTGATATTCCTCAAACCTTCTTTAAAAATGCTATAAGCCAGCACGGTCGCTGTGGTCGTGCCATCGCCGGCGGCATCAGCGGTTTTGCTCGCTACTTCTTTAACGAGTTGAGCGCCCATGTTAGCCACCGGGCAACTTAATTCAATCTCTTTAGCCACGCTCACGCCATCTTTGGTGATGCTTGGAGCGCCATAGCTTTTTTGAATCAACACATTCCTGCCTCTTGGCCCCATGGTTACTTTAACAGCGTCATGGAGTTGTCTCACGCCTTCAAATAAAAGGTTTCTCGCACTATCTGAAAATTTGATTTCTTTTGCCATTTTGTATCCTTAATAATAATGTTTTTAGTGTTTTTTGTGATCATGACAGCAAGCTTCATGCTCTTTAGCATGCTTATGATCATGATTACCTGTATGACAGCAAGATCCCGCACCCACAATGCCTAGAATGTCTTCTAGCTCTAGCACCATGTATTCGGTGCCGTCTAAAACGATTTCTGCGCCTTTGTATTTGCCAAAAGCGATCACATCGCCTTCTTTAACGCATTTGCAACCCTCACTGATTTTATGGCTAACGGCTTTGACTACGCCCATTAAAGGCTTTTCTTTAGCGTTATCAGGGATGATGATGCCTGAACTGGTTTTGTTCTCTTCTTCAAGTCTTTCTACTAAGACCCTTTCTCCTAATGGTTGAAACTTCATTTCAGTTCTCCTAAGTTTTGATAAATAAAATAGAAATTTAGCGCTTATTGTTATTAAGCGACATAACTATAGCGCATTTTTAGGGATAAGTCAAGCCATAAAACCAAACATAAGATTATAATTATAAGGATTATTAAGTCTATTTGTATAAAGTTTCATTAGTTTAAAAATATAAGGATTAGAAAAAGGAGCGTTATCAATAAAGATTTTATTTATTGAGTATAATCCCTTTTGAGAAAGTCAAACCAAAAAAGCCCATTTAAAGAAAGCATGAAAAATGATTCTTAAAAGTTCCATTGATCGCCTTTTGCAAACGATAGACATTGTAGAAGTCATTAGCTCCTATGTGGATTTGAGGAAGTCAGGCTCGAATTACATGGCTTGTTGCCCTTTTCATGAAGAAAGGAGCGCGAGTTTTAGCGTCAATCAAGTTAAAGGGTTTTACCATTGCTTTGGGTGTGGGGCGAGTGGGGATAGCATTAAATTTGTGATGGCGTTTGAAAAACTTTCGTTTGTGGAAGCGCTTGAGAAATTAGCCCACCGATTCAATGTGGCTTTAGAGCATGACAAAGGCGTTTATTACGATCATAAAGAAGATTACCACCTTTTAGAAATGGTGAGTTCGTTGTATCAAGAAGAGCTTTTTAACGCCCCGTTTTTTTTGAATTATTTGCAAAAAAGAGGGCTTAGCCTAGAGAGTATAAGAGCGTTTAAATTAGGTTTATGCACGAATAGAATTGATTACGGCATTGAAAATAAAGGCCTGAATAAGGATAAACTCATTGAATTAGGCGTGCTAGGCAAGAGCGATAAAAAGGATAAAACCTATTTGCGCTTTTTGGATCGCATCATGTTCCCTATTTATAGCCCTAGCGCTCAAGTGGTGGGTTTTGGAGGGCGCACCTTAAAAGAAAAAGCGGCCAAGTATATCAATTCGCCCCAAAGTAAGCTTTTTGATAAATCCAGTTTGCTCTATGGCTATCATTTGGCTAAAGAACACATCTATAAACAAAAGCAAGTCATTGTAACAGAGGGGTATTTGGATGTGATTTTATTGCACCAGGCGGGTTTTAAAAACGCCATAGCCACGCTTGGGACAGCTTTAACGCCATCGCATTTGCCCTTGCTTAAAAAAGGCGATCCCGAAATTCTTTTGAGCTATGATGGGGATAAGGCAGGGCGAAACGCAGCCTATAAAGCGAGCTTGATGTTGGCTAAAGAGCAAAGAAAGGGGGGGGTGATTTTGTTTGAAAACAACCTCGATCCTGCGGAGATGATCGCTAATGGCCAGATTGAAACCTTAAAAGACTTGTTATCGCGCCCCATGGCTTTTATTGAGTTTGTTTTAAGGCGCATGGCAAATTCCTATCTTTTAGACGATCCTTTAGAAAAAGATAAGGCCCTTAAAGAAATGTTAGGGTTTTTGAAAAACTTTTCCTTGCTTTTACAAAGCGAATACAAGCCCTTAATCGCTGCACTTTTGCAAGTGCCTTTGCATGTTTTAGGGGTTAGAGAGCGAGTCTCTTTTCAGCCTTTTTACCCCAAAACAGAAAAATCCAATCGCCCTCAAAAGTTTGCGCATGTTCCTAACACGATGAGTTTGGAATTTTTAGAAAAATTAGTGATCCGCTATCTTTTAGAAGACAGAAGCTTGTTGGATTTAGCAGTGGGTTATATCCATAGTGGGGTATTCTTGCATAAAAAACAAGAATTTGACGCCTTGTGTCAAGAAAAATTGGACGACCCTAAATTAGTTGCGTTATTATTAGATGCGAATTTACCCCTAAAAAAAGGGGGTTTTGAAAAGGAATTGCGTTTGTTGATCTTGCGCTATTTTGAGCGGCAACTCAAAGAAATCCCTAAAAGCTCGCTCCCTTTTAGCGAAAAAATGATCTTTTTAAAAAAGGCTCGCCAGGCCATTATGAAATTAAAACAAGGAGAATTAGTCGCCATATGAAACCAATAAAAGCTTTAGCCCTATTTAGTGGGGGGTTGGATAGTTTGTTGTCTATGAAATTACTCATTGATCAAGGCATTGAAGTAACCGCTTTGCACTTTAATATAGGGTTTGGAGGGAATAAAGATAAAAGAGAGTATTTTGAAAACGCCACCGCGCAAATCGGGGCTAAGCTCTTAGTGTGCGATATTAGAGAGCAGTTTTTTAACGATGTGTTGTTCAAGCCCAAATACGGCTATGGGAAATATTTCAACCCTTGCATTGACTGCCATGCCAATATGTTTAGGAACGCTTTTTATAAAATGCTTGAATTGGATGCGGATTTTGTTTTGAGCGGGGAAGTGTTGGGGCAACGCCCTAAATCCCAAAGGAAAGAAGCGCTCAATCAGGTGAGGAAATTAGTCAGAGAAGTGGGCGAAGAGGCGCGTTTTGATAAAGTTTTAGACCGAACGCAAGCAGGCGGTGAAAAACCGCAATTTTTAGATGAATTGCTCTTAAGGCCCATGAGCGCTAAACTCTTAGAGCCTACTTTTATGGAAAAAAAGGGTTTTGTTGATAGAGACAAGCTTTTAGATGTGAGTGGTAGGGGGCGCACTAGGCAATTGCAAATGATCAAAGATTATGGCTTGAAATATTATGAAAAGCCAGGTGGGGGGTGCTTGCTCACAGACATTCAAGTGAGCAATAAGATTAAGAATTTGAAAGAATACAGAGAAATGGTGTTTGAAGACAGCGTGATTGTCAAAAACGGGCGTTATTTTGTCTTACCCCATAACGCTCGCTTGGTGGTGGCAAGGAATGAAGAAGAAAACCATAAATTAGACATTGAGCACCCCTTAATGGATAAGATTGAATTACTAAGCTGTAAAGGCCCTTTGAGTTTAGTGGATAAAAACGCCAGCCAAGAAGATAAAGAATTGGCCGGCCGTATCGCTTTAGGCTATGCTAAGACTTTAAAAAATCAAGCTTACCTCATTCAAATAGGGGATCAAAAGCACGAACTTTACCCTTTGGATAAAGAGAGCGCTAGAGAATATTTGTTCGCTTGAAAGGGGAGTTTTTGAGAATTTTAGGGGTTTTCTTTTTATGCTATAATGAAAAAAGCTCTAATCATTAAGCTATTTGCTAGGAGGTTTGCATGCAAGAGTTTTTAGGTTTTGGTGTGGTGGGGAATTTTGCAGGGCATTTGGAGCAAGCAGGAGAGAGTCATAGTTTTATTAACATGAAAAGCGAAGAAAAGGACGCCCCTAAGGGGTTGTTCCCTTTTTATATCCCGTATGAGAATTGCTATTTGGGGCGTTGTTGCATTGATAATCATAAGATTATTTTGCCTAGTGATCCAGATTTAAGGGTGCAAGCAGAGCCAGAAATCGCTTTAGAATGCGATGTTAAATACGATGAAAAACATTTGGTAACCAAGCTCGTGCCTAATTTTTTCATGGCGTTTAATGACGCTTCTGTGCGCAATTTAGACGCCGCAAAACTCTCCCAAAAAAAGAATTTTTCACCAGCTTCTAAAGGCATAGGGCAGAAATTGCCTATTGATAGGTTTGTTTATGGGGGGGTGTGCAACAATTTCTCTATCGCGTCTTTTTTGAAATACGATAATGTTTGGCACATTTACGGGGAAAACAGCAAATTGCTCAAATACGAGTTTTTTTATCAAAAGCTTTTAGATTGGATCAAAGACCAATTAAACCACCAACAAGATGGCGACTCTTTAGAGGCTCTAAGGCCTTTTTTAGAGCGCCATAATTTCCCCACTAAAATGATTTTTGCGATTGGGGCTACCCCTTATATGCCTTTTGCGCAAGAGCATTTTTTACAAAAAGGCGATGAGGTGGTGATTGTCGCTTACAACCACTTGCAATATAGTTTTGAAAAGATTCAAAGCCTCTTAGAAGAAGACACCCTACAAACCAAAGAACACACTAATCTTTCTTATGTCTATCAAATCGTAGAATAGTAAGGCTTTTTTCTCTTCAGCTTTGCTTTTTTACCCTTTCAAAGATTAAATGCACCCCTTTTGACTCCCATTTAGAGGATTTTTATGGTTTTTTTGAGATAATAAAGCGTTATAAAGTTAATTAAAATTAAACAAAAGGGTTTTGATGTCCGCTCATTTTTTAAAAATCGTTTTTTTAGTAGGCATGTGCGTTTCAAGTTTGTTCGCTGAAGGTTTAGAGGGGTTTTTTAACGCTCTAGAAGCCCAGCTCAAAAGCCCCATCGCTAAGGGGATTTTAATGGTGATTTTCATAGGGATCGCTATTTATGTGTGGAGGAATTTAGACCGGTGGAAAGAGATTTTATTCACGATCCTTGGCGTGGTGTTTGGGATTTTTTTATTCTTTAAGGCCCCGAGTTTAGCGAATTGGTTTATGGGAATTTTTTAATGATTATCCTGTCAGCGAGCGTGAAGAATTTGCGTGAAATTTCGGTTAAAGAAAAATTTTTATGGCTGAACGCTAAATCTTATTTGATTTCTGTTTTTGTGCCTTTTATTTTGCTCCCTTGGATTGATTTATTGAGTGCTTTTTTATTGTATTTAGGGTTTTTAGCGTTCTTTAGCGTGCTGGAATTTTTTGATGAAGATATTGCAGATATTATTGTGGCTAAAAGCAAAATAAAGACTAAAACCAAATGTTATAGAGCGTAGGATGTTAGAAAAGCTTTTGAGCGCTATCAAACAAAAGGTTTCAAACTATTTTTTAGGGGTTTTGCCTAAAAGCTATTCTATGAGCGAAGAAAACAACATTTTAGGCTTGTATGATGAGTATTTTTTACTCACTAAAAACGAAAACTTAGTGGGCATCCTCCGTTTAGAGGGGGTGAGTTACACCCATTTAAGCACAGAGCAATTGCAAGATCTCTTCACCGAGCGCCAAATGGCGTTGGATTCTTTAGAAAAAGTCGTGGCGCGCCTTGTGGTTAAAAGGCGTAAAATTGATCACCAACAAAACATTCAAACTGACTCTAAATACTTGCAAGCGATTTTGAATCAATTTGAAAACAAAGAGGTGTATGAAAATCAGTATTTTTTAGTTTTAGAAAGCGCGCATTCTTTACAGGGCGTTTTAGAGCATAAGAAAAAATCCTTAATGCATGCCAATAGGGAAAATTTTAAGGACATTCTCTCTTATAAAGCGCATTTTTTGCAAGAAACTTTAAAAAGCTTAGAAATCCAGCTCAAAAACTATGCCCCCAAACTCTTAAGCTCCAAAGAGGTTTTGAATTTTTATGCGGAATACATTAACGGGTTTGATCTCCCCTTAAAGCCCCTAGTAGGGGGGTATTTGAGCGATAGTTATATCGCTAGTTCTATCACTTTTGAAAAAGATTATTTCATTCAAGAAAGCTTTAATCAAAAAACCTATAACCGCTTGATTGGCATTAAAGCTTATGAGAGCGAGCGCATCACTTCTATAGCGATCGGAGCGCTTTTATACCAAGAGACGCCACTAGATATTATCTTTTCTATAGAGCCTATGAGCGTCAATAAAACGCTGGGTTTTTTAAAAGAGAGGGCCAAGTTTAGCATGTCCAATCTCGTTAAAAACGAGCTGCTAGAATACCAAGAATTAGTCAAAACCAAACGCCTATCCATGCAAAAATTCGCCCTAAACATTCTTATCAAAGCCCCCAGTTTAGAGGATTTAGACGCTCAAACGAGCTTAGTTTTAGGGCTTTTATTTAAAGAAAATTTAGTGGGCGTTATAGAAACTTTTGGCTTGAAAGGGGGGTATTTTTCCTTTTTCCCTGAACGCATCCACTTAAACCACCGCTTGCGTTTTTTAACCTCTAAAGCCTTAGCGTGTTTAATGGTGTTTGAAAGGCAAAATTTAGGCTTTAAGGCTAATTCATGGGGGAATAGCCCTTTGAGCGTGTTTAAAAATTTGGATTATTCCCCTTTTTTATTCAATTTCCACAACCAAGAAGTGAGCCACAACAACGCTAAAGAAATCGCCAGAGTGAATGGGCATACTTTAATCATAGGGGCTACCGGGAGCGGTAAAAGCACGCTGATTAGCTTTTTAATGATGAGCGCTTTGAAATACCAAAACATGCGCCTTTTAGCCTTTGACAGGATGCAGGGGCTGTATTCTTTCACAAAATTTTTTAAAGGGCATTACCATGACGGCAAATCTTTTAGCATCAACCCCTTTTGTTTAGAACCTAATTTGCAGAATTTAGAATTTTTGCAATCCTTCTTTTTGAGCATGTTTGATCTTGCCCCTTCAAGGGATAAAGAAGCCTTGGAAGATATGAATGCGATTTTTAGCGCGATTAAGAGCCTTTATGAGACCTTATACCCTAAAGCTTTTAGTTTGCTAGACTTTAAAGAAACGCTTAAAAGAACTTCGTCTAACCAATTGGGCTTGAGTTTGGAGCCGTATTTGAATAACCCCCTTTTTAACGCTTTGAATGACGCGTTCAACTCCAACGCTTTTTTAAATGTGATAAACCTAGACACCATCACCCAAAACCCCAAAGACTTAGGGCTTTTAGCCTATTACTTGTTTTATAAAATCTTAGAAGAATCCAGGAAAAACGACAGCGGTTTTTTGGTTTTTTTAGACGAGTTTAAATCCTATGTGGAAAACGATTTGCTGAACACCAAAATTAACGCTTTAATCACGCAAGCCAGAAAAGCTAATGGCGTGGTGGTGTTGGCTTTGCAAGATATTTACCAATTAAGTGGGGTTAAAAACGCTCATAGTTTTTTGAGCAACATGGGGACTCTTATTTTGTATCCGCAAAAAAACGCTAGGGAGTTGAAGCACCATTTCAATGTGCCTTTGAGCGAAACTGAAATTTCTTTTTTAGAAAACACCCCCTTGTATGCCAGGCAGGTTTTAGTCAAAAATCTGGGTAATGGGAATTCTAACATGATTGATGTGAGTTTAGAAAGTTTAGGGCGTTATTTGAAAATCTTTAATTCAGACTCTAGCCATGTGAATAAAGTGAAAGCGTTACAAAAAGACTACCCTACAGAGTGGCGTGAGAAACTTTTGAAGAGCTAGTTTTAAAAAGTTAGTTTTGTTTTGAAAAGTTAATATTATTTTGAAGCACTCCTATTCAGATGGCTAAGGCACACAAGAAATTAGGGGACTCTGCTGTATTCCTACCCTGAAGCGTTACCCTAAAATCCTATTGCATAGGTCTAAATAAGAGCTTAGGGATCATTTTAGCCATAAAAAGCTTATGTTTTCATTAAAAATGTTATGATACGCTCAAATAGTCAAGCAAAAATGCCAATTAAAAGGGTTAGATTGAAAATATTCGTTCTGTTGATGTCGGTAATTTTAGGAATATCATTAACAGGTTGCATAGGCTATCGTATGGACTTAGAACATTTTAACACGCTCTATTATGAAGAAAGCCCTAAACAAGCTTATGAATATTCCAAACAATTCACTAAGAAAAAAAAGAACGCTCTTTTATGGGACTTGCAAAACGGCTTGAGCGCTTTATACGCCAGAGATTACCAGACTTCTTTAGGGGTATTAGATCAAGCCGAGCAACGCTTTGATAAAACCCAAAGCGCTTTCACAAGAGGGGCTGGTTATGTGGGCGCTACCATGATTAATGATAACGTGCGCGCTTATGGGGGGAATATTTATGAGGGCGTTTTAATCAATTATTACAAAGCGATAGACTACATGCTTTTAAACGATAGCGCGAAAGCTAGGGTGCAATTCAACCGCGCGAACGAACGCCAGCGCAGGGCTAAAGAATTTTATTATGAGGAAGTGCAAAAAGCCATTAAAGAGATCGATTCTAGCAAAAAGCACAATATCAATATGGAACGCTCTAGGGTGGAAGTGAGCGAGATTTTAAACAACACTTATTCTAATTTAGACAAATACGAAGCTTATCAGGGCTTGCTTAACCCGGCGGTTTCGTATCTTTCAGGGTTGTTTTACGCTTTAAATGGGGATAAAAATAAGGGGTTAGGCTATCTTAATGAAGCCTATGGGATCAGTCAAAGCCCTTTTGTAGCTCAAGACTTGGTTTTTTTTAAAAACCCTAATAGGAGCCATTTCACTTGGATCATCATTGAAGATGGTAAAGAGCCGCAAAAAAGCGAATTTAAAATTGATGTGCCTATTTTTATGATTGATTCGGTTTATAATGTGAGTATAGCCTTGCCCAAGCTAGAAAAAGGGGAAGCGTTTTATCAAAATTTCACCCTCAAAGATGGAGAAAAAGTAACGCCCTTTGACACTTTAGCCTCAATAGATGCGGTGGTCGCTAGCGAATTCAGGAAGCAATTGCCCTACATTATCACTAGGGCTATTTTATCGGCTACTTTTAAGGTGGGCATGCAAGCGGTGGCGAATTATTATTTAGGGTTTGTTGGGGGGTTAGTAACTTCGTTGTATTCGGGTGTGAGCACCTTTGCAGACACCAGAAACACAAGCATTTTTGCCCATAAAATCTACCTTATGCGTATCAAAAATAAAGCTTTTGAAAATTATGAAGTTCGAGCTGATTCTATTGACGCTTTTTCGTTTTCATTAAAGCCTTGTAAAAGATCGCTTGAAAACCCTAAAGTCATTGACGCTAGGGAATTGCTTTCTGGGTTTGTAACAGCCCCACAAATCTTTTGCTCTAACCGCCATAATATTTTATACATCCGCAGTTTTAAAAACGGGTTTGTTTTGAGTCGTTTAAAATGATTTAAAAAACCCCCAAAGATAGTTTTTAAGTGTCGTTGGCATTAAACACAAACACGATATAATTATAAAACGATACGAAAACCTAAATTAAGGGGAAGTCATGGCTGATAGTTTGGCGGGCATTGATCAAGTTACGAGTTTGCATAAAAATAACGAGTTGCAATTGTTGTGTTTCAGGCTGGGTAAAAACAAGGATTTGTATGCGGTCAATGTCTTTAAGATCCGTGAAGTGGTGAAATACCATGGCAATCTCACTATCATCAGCCACGAAAACAATTCGCTTGTTGAGGGGCTAATCATTATAAGAGAGCTCACCATTCCCTTGATTGATATGAAGAAATGGTTTTATTATGACAGCCAAAACAAAAACAAGGATTTACGCCCTTATAGGATAGAAAAAGAAAAAGGCGAAGACGATATTGTTATGATCTGTGAGTTTTCTCGCTGGACTATAGGGGTTAGGATCTATGAAGCGGATAGGATTTTGAGCAAGAAATGGACTGAAATGGAGCAAAGCGCTGGGCTAGGGGGATCTGCAGGCAATAACAAACTCGTGAGCCGCACGCGCTATTTTGACGGGCGCTTGGTGCAAGTGGTGGATATTGAAAAAATGCTTATAGACGTGTTCCCTTGGATTGAAGATGAAAAACACAACGATTTAGAGACGCTCTCTAAAATCCATTCTAACCAATGCGTTTTGCTCGCTGATGACTCCCCAAGCGTTTTAAAAACCATGCAAATGATTTTAGACAAGCTGGGCGTCAAGCATATAGATTTTATCAATGGCAAAACCTTATTAGAGCATTTGTTCAACCCCACAACCGATGTGAGCAATATTGGCCTGATTATTACCGATTTGGAAATGCCAGAGGCGAGCGGTTTTGAAGTGATCAAGCAGGTTAAAAACAATCCTTTGACTTCAAAAATCCCTATCGTGGTCAATTCTTCTATGAGCGGGAGTTCTAATGAAGACATGGCCAGGAGTTTAAAAGCCGATGATTTCATCTCTAAGTCTAACCCCAAAGACATACAGCGAGTGGTTAAGCAATTTTTGGAATTAGCATGAAAAAATACAGCGCTATCCCCACCCCTTGCTATGTGCTAGAGAGCGAACGCTTAGAAAAAAACGCCAAGATCTTAGAAATCGTGTGCCAACAAAGCGGGGCAAAGGTTTTGCTCGCTTTAAAGGGGTATGCGTTTTGGCGTGAGTTTGGGATTTTGAGACAAAAATTGAACGGGTGTTGCGCGAGCGGTCTTTATGAGGCTAAGCTCGCTTTTGAAGAATTTGGAGGGCGAGAGAGCCATAAAGAAATTTGCGTTTATAGCCCGGCTTTTAAAGAAGCTGAAATGAGCGCGATTTTACCCCTAGCGACAAGCATCATTTTCAACTCTTTTCACCAATACGCCACCTATAAAGACAGGATTTTAGACAAAAACAAGCAATTAGAAAACTTGGGCTTAAGCCCCATTAAAATGGGCTTGAGGATAAACCCACTCTATAGCGAAGTAACCCCAGCGATCTATAACCCATGCTCTAAAGTGAGCCGGTTAGGGATTACGCCTAGCGGATTTGAAAAGGGGGTGAAAGAGCATGGCTTAGAGGGGGTGAGCGGGTTGCATTTCCATACGCATTGCGAGCAAAACGCTGACGCTTTGTGCCGGACTTTAGAGCATGTAGAAAGGCATTTCAAGCCTTATTTAGAAAACATGGCGTGGGTGAATTTTGGTGGGGGGCATCATATCA contains:
- the groL gene encoding chaperonin GroEL (60 kDa chaperone family; promotes refolding of misfolded polypeptides especially under stressful conditions; forms two stacked rings of heptamers to form a barrel-shaped 14mer; ends can be capped by GroES; misfolded proteins enter the barrel where they are refolded when GroES binds) encodes the protein MAKEIKFSDSARNLLFEGVRQLHDAVKVTMGPRGRNVLIQKSYGAPSITKDGVSVAKEIELSCPVANMGAQLVKEVASKTADAAGDGTTTATVLAYSIFKEGLRNITAGANPIEVKRGMDKAAEAIINELKKASKKVGGKEEITQVATISANSDHNIGKLIADAMEKVGKDGVITVEEAKGIEDELDVVEGMQFDRGYLSPYFVTNAEKMTAQLDNAYILLTDKKISSMKDILPLLEKTMKEGKPLLIIAEDIEGEALTTLVVNKLRGVLNIAAVKAPGFGDRRKEMLKDIAILTGGQVISEELGLTLENAEVEFLGKAGRIVIDKDNTTIVDGKGHSDDVKDRVAQIKTQIASTTSDYDKEKLQERLAKLSGGVAVIKVGAASEVEMKEKKDRVDDALSATKAAVEEGIVIGGGAALIRAAQKVHLNLHDDEKVGYEIIMRAIKAPLAQIAINAGYDGGVVVNEVEKHEGHFGFNASNGKYVDMFKEGIIDPLKVERIALQNAVSVSSLLLTTEATVHEIKEEKAAPAMPDMGGMGGMGGMGGMM
- the groES gene encoding co-chaperone GroES, which produces MKFQPLGERVLVERLEEENKTSSGIIIPDNAKEKPLMGVVKAVSHKISEGCKCVKEGDVIAFGKYKGAEIVLDGTEYMVLELEDILGIVGAGSCCHTGNHDHKHAKEHEACCHDHKKH
- the dnaG gene encoding DNA primase, which translates into the protein MILKSSIDRLLQTIDIVEVISSYVDLRKSGSNYMACCPFHEERSASFSVNQVKGFYHCFGCGASGDSIKFVMAFEKLSFVEALEKLAHRFNVALEHDKGVYYDHKEDYHLLEMVSSLYQEELFNAPFFLNYLQKRGLSLESIRAFKLGLCTNRIDYGIENKGLNKDKLIELGVLGKSDKKDKTYLRFLDRIMFPIYSPSAQVVGFGGRTLKEKAAKYINSPQSKLFDKSSLLYGYHLAKEHIYKQKQVIVTEGYLDVILLHQAGFKNAIATLGTALTPSHLPLLKKGDPEILLSYDGDKAGRNAAYKASLMLAKEQRKGGVILFENNLDPAEMIANGQIETLKDLLSRPMAFIEFVLRRMANSYLLDDPLEKDKALKEMLGFLKNFSLLLQSEYKPLIAALLQVPLHVLGVRERVSFQPFYPKTEKSNRPQKFAHVPNTMSLEFLEKLVIRYLLEDRSLLDLAVGYIHSGVFLHKKQEFDALCQEKLDDPKLVALLLDANLPLKKGGFEKELRLLILRYFERQLKEIPKSSLPFSEKMIFLKKARQAIMKLKQGELVAI
- a CDS encoding MnmA/TRMU family protein, whose translation is MKPIKALALFSGGLDSLLSMKLLIDQGIEVTALHFNIGFGGNKDKREYFENATAQIGAKLLVCDIREQFFNDVLFKPKYGYGKYFNPCIDCHANMFRNAFYKMLELDADFVLSGEVLGQRPKSQRKEALNQVRKLVREVGEEARFDKVLDRTQAGGEKPQFLDELLLRPMSAKLLEPTFMEKKGFVDRDKLLDVSGRGRTRQLQMIKDYGLKYYEKPGGGCLLTDIQVSNKIKNLKEYREMVFEDSVIVKNGRYFVLPHNARLVVARNEEENHKLDIEHPLMDKIELLSCKGPLSLVDKNASQEDKELAGRIALGYAKTLKNQAYLIQIGDQKHELYPLDKESAREYLFA
- a CDS encoding DUF5718 family protein — encoded protein: MQEFLGFGVVGNFAGHLEQAGESHSFINMKSEEKDAPKGLFPFYIPYENCYLGRCCIDNHKIILPSDPDLRVQAEPEIALECDVKYDEKHLVTKLVPNFFMAFNDASVRNLDAAKLSQKKNFSPASKGIGQKLPIDRFVYGGVCNNFSIASFLKYDNVWHIYGENSKLLKYEFFYQKLLDWIKDQLNHQQDGDSLEALRPFLERHNFPTKMIFAIGATPYMPFAQEHFLQKGDEVVIVAYNHLQYSFEKIQSLLEEDTLQTKEHTNLSYVYQIVE